GGCCGCCGGGCATGCCGCCCCGTTCACCGCGGCCTTCCGAGGTGAGCAGCTGCCGCCGCTACCTGATCTCCCAGCTGGTCGCTGTGGATCCGAAGGTGGTCGTCGCCCTGGGCGAGCTGCCCTCTCGCATCCTCACCGGGCGCAAGGAATCGCTGCGGCGCATCCGGGGCCGGGCCATCCCCCTGGATCGGCGCTACGTGATCCCCACGTTCTCCCTGCAGCGGGCGCTGTACGTCCCGGCCGACCGGTCGCTCCTTGTCTCGGACTTCTCCCGGCTGCCGGAGCTGCTGGAGTCCGAGCGCCCGACCACCTACGAGACGTTGAACGTGCCGTCCCCCGCCTCGGAGCGCGAGCCCCTGCAGCCCGGTCTCTGGTGAGGGTGATCCGGGAGGGACTCGACGAGAGGGCTGTGAGGGAGCTGGC
The Rubrobacter xylanophilus genome window above contains:
- a CDS encoding uracil-DNA glycosylase; the encoded protein is MEFAEAQKEALECTRCGLCQSRSRVVFGEGPLNARLFIVGEAPGYNEDASGRPFQGASGMLLEKLLGTVGLSREEVYLTTLVKCRPPGMPPRSPRPSEVSSCRRYLISQLVAVDPKVVVALGELPSRILTGRKESLRRIRGRAIPLDRRYVIPTFSLQRALYVPADRSLLVSDFSRLPELLESERPTTYETLNVPSPASEREPLQPGLW